Part of the Musa acuminata AAA Group cultivar baxijiao chromosome BXJ3-10, Cavendish_Baxijiao_AAA, whole genome shotgun sequence genome, ATATATACTCGTTAAACTTATGACATTTCAAAATTCGCAGATACACACTATCATGGTGGACAATGTTGAAAAGATATTGGACAGAGGTGATCGTATTGCACTTCTTGTTGATAAAACTGCTACGATGCAAGACAGTGCTTTTCATTTTAGAAAGCAGTCCAGGCGCCTTCGTCGAGCTCTCTGGATGAAAAATGCGAAGCTTTTGTAAGTATCTGATCTTCGCTTGAGTCAGCTCCTTGTACTGTGAGATGGTATTACATTGGTTTCTTGAATAATTATATGATCTTAAGACTTAACAACGGTAAGATGTCTAAGCATCATGTTGCCGATGATGCCAATAAGTTTGTGTTGTTTGAATTGATTTCACCAGATAATTAATTGAAAACAAGAATGATTTAGAATCATTGGCTCTCTGTGTGCATATAGCATTTGGGATTTTCTTGAATATGTATTATAGTTGTTTAAATCAGCATCATTGAACTATTGAACCAGCAAGTATTGATTAAGTGGGTTTTTTATCCTATCTGTGTTGTGGCAATTTTTGGCACTTTTTCACATAATCTGAATCCACATTGTCGCCTTTTAAAATCTAGAACGCGGATTTGATGCTTTACATACTGTGGACCATCAAGGACATAAGATGATACAATAAGCTGGTTAGCTTGTTGTTACTGCTTCAAATTTGTTAGTTTAAGTATGTGGTCTGGTGGCTTGGATGACCTAAGGACTATCAGACCATGGgctatgattttgtttattagagTGCAACCAAGGGGAAGTATTTATTGGAAATGATCCTCTATTTCCTTTCCCAGACTACACCATTTAATGCCAAGAGCTCTGTTAGCTATCTTTGTTCTTGTTATGTATTGCAGATTccctattttctttattttattctGAGACTATTCATTTAATGCAAGGTGCTTCATTAGCTACTTTTGGCCTTGTTATGTGCTGCAACTACTTGTTCAGGTTTTGTTTCATGTCTTCAGGAAACAAAGTTAGAGCTAATGGTCTTTACATTATTTAAGTGATTGTAGTTTGTCATTTAGCATTAGGATTCTATTTTAGTGATTGGAGTTTGTCATTTAGCATTACAATTCTATATTCCCTAATTGGATGCTTTTTGTTTTAGTCAAAGAGACTGCCCAATAAAGTCCATTCTTGCTGTTCAAGTAATGAAATCCTGAAAGCATCTTTCTTGTTATGATACAGATCCTTTttctgataataataataatacagatCGTCCTAGTCTATGTATGAGTAGTCTGTCTGCTAATGCTTGACCGGCAAGTTGTGGTAGAGTAGAGGCCTTTGCCAGTCCATAAGGTATTTGTAAGGTTTGATGTTTATATCCTACTGTTGGATCAATTCTTGTCACTAGAGTATATATCATTAACGTGGCACTGCCTTAAGTTAGTTCATAGGTCATGCCAAAATGATGGTTTTGCCTCGTCAGAGTGCCCATCATTTAATAACTTATGCCTATATCCTGCATTACTGGTAAAACCAGCATTCAAGCCTGTTTCTCCTGCTAATGGctgaaacaatttttttttggatatgaCAACTGACAATTCTGAACATGGCTAAATGGATCATGATGGAGCATATATGTGTTACTTTATTACTTAAGACAAGCATCGAACCATCTTTGTGGATTTCATTGATGCTTGGCCATTTTGTTAATTTAGGTTAATTTTGTGCGGTACGCTTGGTAACTTTTACATTCTGCTGATACCGACCATCTTTCCTTTCGTGCCACTGCAGAGCCGTGTTGACACTAGCGATTGTGCTGCTGCTCTATGTGATAATAGCAGCTTTCTGTGGCGGCATCACTCTCCCATCATGTAGATCAAGATAAGTTGTTATTATACTTGAGGTGGAGCATGTTGCTTGCGTAAATTTTAGGAGTCAGATATGTGGGTTTCCCAATTTGTATTGATGTCGTGATTATGTTGTATGCGCTTTGAATAGTATTAACACCCTGGTGTTTATTATATATGTGGGTTATAATCTGTTTTCTCATCTTCATGTTGCCCTTCATCAGTCAAGCTGTATCAGATGGTTTGCCAGGTATTCCACTTCCTGCTTAAAACCCATAATTTTCACTTTTAATTAACTATCATGCTGCAGTTACATGAGATGATTTTGgattccagaaaaaaaaaaaaaagatttcagcTTTTCCAATATTGAGTCTACAGTTGCTTTTAGCCATCCAGTTTCACTTAAAGCCATCATTGAGGTTCTTCTCATCCTCATGTGATGTATGTGGCCCAAAGGACGCATTGTCCTATTTATAAGGTTGATGGCTTCTTTAATGAAGCTTTTAAGCTTTAATAAATCTTATGTATTTATAGGTTGACGTAGGCATTGTGGCCTATGTTATATTGGTCGGTGGAATTGGCACAAATGGACGGCTGAAATCTGAGAAGAAGATAGGTTGAGATCTGTGAACAGGGGAGGGACACTTCGCTATGAGGGGCATTTTCGTCAATCGAGGAGGCGCAAAAGTGACATCCAGTTCGGGGAATCCTCTGATAATGTTTTGTCACCCATGATCTTCTCGTCCTTGGGGAATCTCCCACACTATCCCACTTGGGCCCCACGCAACCTCTATCTCCTATTCAGTTGAGAGGAGGGTAGGCGTGAACGGGTATGGAAAGTATTGCTCTTCGGTACGCATATCTGGACTCGTATATAAAATTCTACTCTCTCATTTCGCTCCCCTATTTCTGGTCTCtacttccttttcctttttctcgtctctctctctctctctctctctctcgcatccATCCCTTCGCGATCGCAATCTCCGACATTGTCCAAGCTGAAGCACGACTTCCCGCGTCGATCTATCTTCCCGTCGCGGTTATCTAACCGTTTCTCCTTTTCTCCTATCTATCGCTGCTCGAATTGTTTCCAGAACTGTTAATTAGGGTTTCGCCGCGCGCTTCGAGGATGACGCAGAACGGGAAGCTGATGCCCAATCTCGACCAGCAAAGCACGAAGATCCTCAACCTCACCGTCCTCCAGCGGATCGACCCCTTCGTGGAGGAGATCCTTATGACCGCCGCGCACGTCACCCTTTACGAGTTCAACATCGAGCTTAACCAGTGGGTGCGTCTCGATCGGGAGCCCCTCCTCCCTCCGTTGTCGATTCTGTTTCGACTAGGCGTTGTTTGGTTTTACTCCATCTGATCTATGCTTTTCGTTATTTGTTTTGTTCAGAGCCGAAAGGACGTTGAAGGATCACTATTTGTTGTCAAGAGGTAACAGGAGATCTCGCTAATAGGATATACCTTGTTGTATTTTTTATGTTTGTGTCGAATTTGAAGTGGCTGTGATTTGTATTGTCCGTCTGATGTTTGCACTGGTTCTGATTGAAGTATAGGATAGAGTGATACCTAGATTTAGGAtctatttttgttttattttttttttcctttgtgctGGATCGATTCTTGAGTTGTGATTCAGATCTTGTGTCCAGGACTTTGCATGGAATAATTGATTTGTTGATTCGACCACTCTTAAGTGTTGATTTTGATTGGGAATTTTAATATTCGTAACTGAAGTAGTATTTTGATGTGATATGTTTTAATTTTGTTTTGATTGATCCTGATGGATTTtgctaattattaaaaaaaatgagtGTATATTTTCAGGAATACACAACCCAGATTTCAGTTCATTGTCATGAACCGGCGCAACACAGGTCTGAAATCAGTCCATGCTGAATTTTTGGCATTTTATGTTTGAAGTAGTTTGGTTGTTAGttatttgttattgttgtttctgaaagattttcatcataacttatATAAGTACTATAACGAGAGTCAAAAAGGTAAAACAAAGATAATATCTTTAGGTCTGTTGGAGGTTTCTTTCTTGCAGGCATCCATGGGCAATGCAGTTAGATTAATTGGTCATACGAAAAAGTTATTCATGTTTGTAATGGTTGAACGGTTTGACTATGTATTTATGTCGAGCTAGGTCCTTTTGTTATTGATATTTCAAACAGTCTTGTTTAAGGGATTTGTTGAAGTTTGTATTTACTAGTAATGTTTTTCCTGCCATGTagacatggtcaaatgaatcaatGCCTTGTTGACACTTAAGTTCTGTTGATTTCTCTGTACAAGAAGCCAACAAACTGAGTTCCTCTATGGGACCACACTGATGTTATTTTCTACATAGTTTCTTTTGTGCTATATGTCCCATAGTGGTGTAGCTTTTGTAAGGTGCACTAGGCTGTAGGAGGTTGTTGGTTGTATGAATAATTATTTATTGTTGTTGCATACATTGCTGACAAATCTTTTGAATGTATTTTACTGTGAATTAGTATTTGCATGCTTTTGGGAGTGTGCCAGCTGATTAAATTGATTTAGCAGTTGAAGACAATTAGTTTAGCTTTTGTCTGCACCCATGAGTATCTAAATCAAAAGTTTTTATATATGAAGTCACAAGTTCTGGATATAAATTACATGCTACCTATAAAAATTGGCCGGATGATTTACTAATTTATTTGTATTCGTCTGATTAACAGATAATCTGGTTGAGGATCTTCTGGGAGATTTCGAGTATGAAGTCCAGGTCCCATATCTATTGTACCGAAACGCAGCTCAAGAAGTCAATGGTATATGGTTCTACAATTCACATGACTGTGAATCAGTAGCAAATCTTTTCAGCAGGTACTAGTATTGTTTTCTTCAAGTTGCTGCTAGGTAACATGCCAAATTGATTTTCATATTTCTTCATAATACTTGTATTTACTTGATATTTACAAGGACTTCATCAGGTGCAGAGAGTGTCTTGTAGGTTTGGTAGCATCGTTAGTAAGTGGTGTTGATGTTAATAAAATGCTGGTGAATCATCATTGCACTAATGTTAATTCATCTATTTGCAGAATATTAATTCATTAGAACTTGGTTGTAGATGCCTAATATTTTCGTATCCTATACAATATAGGTTATCTCAAGATTAAACCTGTCCCTTTGTCTGTGAAGCACAGATATAATTATGATTTCAGAATAAGTATTTGTTGGAAATAAAATGGGACATGAAACGGGAAATTTAAGCAACAAATGATGTTAATAACAATGCCAATTGTATTATGTAGGATGATATTTAATTAATCCTATCAAGAGAATATCTTGTTATAAATATGACTACTGATAACAAGTACTAAAAGGAGAGAGTCAAGCTTTTTTAACAACAAaacaatataaaatttaaaagagaAGATTAGTTGATGTTGTAAGTAAGAACACATTGCTGTAGAAAGTTATTGGCCATCATCCCGTTCTCCATTGAATGATGTTATAATAAGTATTTTATTGACGTTGTCCACATTCATATTTCAACACTTGCTAAGAAAACCTGCAAGTCAATGTACAGTCAAATATTTAGAAAATGTTCACAATTTCAATAATATGTTTGAGAAAGGGGTGCTACTGGAGTTTTGGAGTTTTTAACAAGGAAGAAATAATTGATGATTATTTATAGCTGATATATACAAGGCATGTCTTAGTATCTGCATTTTGTATCCCATTCTAAAAGGTCCTGATAGACAGATACAAATGATCCTTCCATGTCTTATCTATCTCACATGTTGTTCCTCTTTTACTCATATGTCGAACCTgagaagcatttttcttaaatAGTTTGTACCATCTCTTATCATGTTTCACCTAGGAGTTTCTGTGTGCTAAGGTAGATTTGTGCTAAATAGTTTCTAGCAACTGAGACAAAGTGGCACTCATTTTTGTTTACCTTTTCCATCTTTACATAATCTGAATCCTGGATCCATCTCTTTTATGCATCCTTCTGTCACTTTACCTGAGCATACAGGCACTTCAAATAGGTGTGAAGTTTGCTTTTTATGAACAAGCATGACTAATATAGTGTATGCTATTCCATGTTAACTCTTTCACTATATGTTATTATGTATATATTGAAATTTCATTGTCTGAAGTATGAGAGTCTTATTATTCATCATAGGAGCTGCAGCTATGCCATTTAATAAATTCGGATGCTCGGGTTTTATATAATATCTATGTTTCAGGATACTTAATGCCTATTCCAAGGTACCTCCAAAGCCTAAGGTATCTTCCAAAAGGTATAATCTACTCTCTCTCTTTGGTACGTCATGCTTACATAACacctattattattttcatcattcttTGATCTTTTAAATGAGTGTTTTCTTTTGGAAAACTGTCCATTCTGATGTTGATGGTTGGTAGGTTTATAGAATCTTTGGAAACATAAACTAATCTTCTACAGTACCTTTTATGCCTAAATTATTTGGTTCCTTTGACGAAAATTACAGTTAAGAGTTTGTCAAAAGGCATTTGGGTGCTCAAGTAGGCGCTTTAGGCAATGTGAGGCATGATCCAAGCACCTAAGGGGCTCTGGTTGCAATGCCTTTAACTGGGTATTGTCCAGGTGAAGCACCTCAGTTGAGGCATTGGCCATCCCAGGCCATTGCTTTGATTGCGGACCCAAATCCCTTCAGATCAGACATAAGTCAAATTTCTACCATTGTCAGCTGCCTCTTTTGTCCCCTTCGTCTTCTTTCTCCCCTCTTTTCAATGGTGCACCTTCGTTATactctcttctcttccttttctcttcTTATCTCCCCATCACCTCTCCTCTTTGTGGCTAgcctccccttctctctctctctctctctctctctctctctgtctctctctctccctttcttaGGTTCTCtcccctccctcttcttcctctttctgcTGTCCTCCACTGTCTTCCTCCCTCCACTGTTATCAATATAATTATATCTCCTTTTAGTTACCTCCTTTTAGTTATCTGTTATTCTATCAATATAATTCTATCAACACCCATCTTGAAATATAATCTCCTTTTAGTTATCTGTTATTCAAGTTATTTCAGATACTTTCTACAAATAATAACCATATTTTATTCTTGCATTTTTTTTAAATCCTGTATTGTCATAAATACATATAAACTCATTTTGTAATGAGTGAGTTAGGATAGCTGTTGCCATGAGTAAATTCTCTTCTTGTAACAGTGAGTTTGAGGAACTTGAAGCTGTTCCCACTTCATCAGTAATTGAAGGTCCTCTTGAGCCAACAGCAACATCTGCTGCTACATCAATCACCGATGTTCCGGATGATTCATTTGTAAACTATTTCAGTGTATGCATTACTGCTAGAGTTTCCTGTTATAACTTTTATAGCACCTGAAGCAGCAGATGATGATTGTCTTGAATGATTGCCCTTAACATGAATATTCTTATTTTTCAGAATGCTGTGAACATTGGAAATGCAACTAATGCAGCAATTGGAGCGCAACCACCTATTGCTTCTACAACTGTTTCTGCTACTTCGCATGCTGTCAGTCCATCAGCGGTTCCAACTGTTCAGTCCACCCTCACTATCCCAGCTTCATCCACTCTAATCCCACCTCTGGATGTGCTTGAATCTAACAGTGGAAACAGCAACCGTGCCGCAAATCTTGTGAAACCTTCATTTTTCTCACCAGTGCTATCTTCTTCTGTATCGGCAATGCCTCCAGTATCGTCTTCAATTCCAGCTGCTCCACCTCTCCATCCTCCGGTAACAATGCAACGTCCATATGGCACTCTATTACTTCAACCCTTCCCACCACCCACTCCATCTGCATCCCTCACTCCTACGCCAAACTATGGCCCGGTTATTACAAAGGACAAAGTCCGTGATGCTTTATTGAAACTTGTGCAGGtaagtttctttccttttgccgAATCATTTGCTTTCCTTGTCTATGCTTCTCTGAAATTAATGAAGTAAATTATTGGTACTATCAGGACAAATTATTCACTATGCAACTTGTTCATTTCATTTCTTGTTTCAGAGCATTGTATGGCAGGTTCCCAGCAGTCTTACTCCTATTTTTCCTTTTCACCACACTATTCTATTATGTTTGATTTTACATGATACCCAAATATATATTGTGTGTAACTCCAATCCCTGATAGCTAGTGATGGATCTGATTCTGTTATCATGAATAGGTAGTGATGCCTActtttgtcttttttttaatCCATGCTAGTCTATCTCCTGCATTCTTAATTTTTCATCTCACCTGTTCTatcagttatttatttattatctttcTCCTTGATGAGTTGTTAATTGTCTTTTTTGCTTTGCTTCAAGCCTTTCTTCTGTCTTTCTTATTTTAACCTACTTTACTATCAAGTCTGGCTCACagcttcatgatttcatttttTACTGATATTTCATCATCACATCAATGTACTATCTTATGATAATGGCATTTGCTTGGAAGTGCTGCTCTCATCAGATGCATGTAAGTGTGATctccatcattatatatatatatatatatatatatatatatatatatatatatatatatatatatatatatatatatttatatatagtttgtttttgcatttattttctaAGTTGAAGCTTGGTGTTTCTAGGCGCTTCTTTACCTTTGACAGAATATGAATGTTTCTAACTATTAGTGATTTGTTACTGAAGAATACATGAATAAACTCCGAGGAATATTTAACTAATTAACTGACCATTTATCAGTATTGATCATTGTCTATCCTATTAGCAGAACTTGTACCTGCAACTCAGCTATAGTATCACATTGTACAGGGAGCTTGAAAATGCTTTTGATATTTGTTCTTACACATTATATACCAAGTTGTACACTGCATTAAAAGCTCATTTGGTTTTTAAATGTTTTCTTGACAGAATAATGAATTCATTGATATGGTCTACCGGGAGATGCTAAATGCACATTATTCGTGACAAAATAATAAGACGTTGGTGACAAATGGAGAGATTGTGCTCAGTGCATGATGTTGCTAATCGTGTAGCTTATTCATGTAGAGGTTTTGTAAATCTTCGTGAGTTGCAGATGAAAGACATGGTACTTGTGTTTATATGTATCTTTTAGGTTATTTGTGGATGGAAGTACTcgtaactttcttttttggtatGATATCTGTTATTTACCAGAGTAAGTCATCATCACAAATTCATTTCCTGCCTAAAACTCTTGCGATATAAAAAGTTCTCTTTTGCTTGAAAAGTTTTATTAATCATCGTGGTCAATTTTGCAACTTGGGGCTTTATTGAAAAAAGTTATATTGCTTGAGCATAAAAGTAAGATGTGGGTCGTATGTTTAAGAGCTTCGTCTTGCAATTAACTCTAGCTTAGCATTCTTCACCTTTTTGGCAATGTCAGTAAATCTAACTTGTGATCCCAAAAGATGCAGGTATTGATGCGGGGATTTCCAATTTTTCCTAACGAGAGGCTAATACAAGTAGTCAAGCATGTGCCTATCGAGTTAATTGTTGTGTGTCTTGTGTAGGAACTCTGCTGCTAAGATATATCTATTGAGTTAATATTACAATCGTAAGATTATACCCGACATATCGGTTGGAATTATTGTTATCAGATGCTAATCGGGACACATTCTGCATCATGATTTGGCTTGTACACCAAGGTACGGGGCCTCGACGTGTCTCGCATCTTCGCTTCTTCCGTGTTGGCAACCAAGATTCTCCTTCCGTGTTCATTAAGAGGGATGGTTATTGCTCGTCAGCGTCAGAGActcgtttcttcttcttcttcagagtTCGAATGGTACCTGGAAAAGCTGTTGCAAGCTCACCTCCTCACTTAATT contains:
- the LOC103999995 gene encoding mRNA-decapping enzyme-like protein; amino-acid sequence: MTQNGKLMPNLDQQSTKILNLTVLQRIDPFVEEILMTAAHVTLYEFNIELNQWSRKDVEGSLFVVKRNTQPRFQFIVMNRRNTDNLVEDLLGDFEYEVQVPYLLYRNAAQEVNGIWFYNSHDCESVANLFSRILNAYSKVPPKPKVSSKSEFEELEAVPTSSVIEGPLEPTATSAATSITDVPDDSFVNYFSNAVNIGNATNAAIGAQPPIASTTVSATSHAVSPSAVPTVQSTLTIPASSTLIPPLDVLESNSGNSNRAANLVKPSFFSPVLSSSVSAMPPVSSSIPAAPPLHPPVTMQRPYGTLLLQPFPPPTPSASLTPTPNYGPVITKDKVRDALLKLVQNNEFIDMVYREMLNAHYS